The sequence ACGGTGGAAAAGCGTGCGTAGTGCGTAGCGTTTCGTCATAGACGACTCTTGATACGGCGCTCTTTCATTATCGGCTAGTTAATTCAGTCACTTTCTCATTCTTCGGCACTCTCCCCCCATTGTTACCCCACTCCGGGAGCCTTTGTCAAGCATTGAGGGTATTTAAGTCTTGCAGAGGCATTAAACACCTTATTCTGCCAGACTTGCAGACAATTCAAAGGTCAGACAAACAAAATTCTCAAAGCCTTTCGTGAAGGAGACTTAGAGTCTCATTCATTGCTCATGTGAGCCTTGGAAGGACGCCTTCCGCGGAATTGGACGATGTCACTGAACACGAAAAGAAAATAGAGTGGCTCACGTCATCACTATCTCCTCTTTGGCCATATCAAATCATGTGGACTTGACACAACAATTCATTGACCTTAGTAATCGTTTCAGATGAATAATTTGCGAGACCGAGTTTGATATATAAGAAGCGCAGGCCATTTGGTGGATCTGTTGATATGGAACGAAAGCAACGGGCCGTGCTAATGGCCGTCGAACTCCACATCTTCAAAGTGGACCCAACGATGACCAAGACAGGCCGAAGGAAGAAAGCAAAGCGCAGTTGCTTTACAGAGGAGGTGGTATGTTGTCATTGTATCACTAAGATTGATGTCAGTGCTCACTTTTCCTTGGGGACTCGTTTACCGGAGTGTCAGGATCTTGTCGGGTTTGCATCCTTGCGGACTCAAACAAACCTACTCGCCGGAGGACTGGCCCGATTATGACCCAATAATGGCACCCAACGGTTACTATCAAGATGCGGGAACGAATTCCGCTATCTGGATGCCGAATTGGGATCATCTAAAGTGTCATTTGTAAGCTATGGTTTGTAATTTCGCTGATAGAGCCGCTGACTTTGGACATCAGTTACCAGAACTTAGTCAACGCTGCTATAGACGTCTGTCTACAAGACTCTTCAGTGAGTAGCATGCTCAGCCGAGAGGAACTCTGTAAAAGAGCCAAGGACTACCTGGAGGACATTGCgaaaatgaagaaaaggcCGAAGGCGGAAAGGGACGCCAATCGGCTCCTGAAGATGATCCGTGCCAGGGTAAACCCCGTAAGTGTTTACTAAGAGCTCAATCAGTCATCATATTGACTTACATCCGACATGTAGTTAAACGCATGGATCAAAACCAACTTTGAAAGCACCTCCCTCGCCTATTGCAGGGAGAGGGAACTCATCTGGACTGCCTTCGACCAAGGGATCCTAAAGTCCCTCTTGGTCGACCACATGGAGGCGTCCGTACATGGCTTGTCAACAAGTCGCAACCCACTCAACTGGCAAAACGATGAGGAATTGACGGCTAATTCCAATCAGTATGATGAATTACAAGTTCTATGTGACCTCTACGAGCAGGAAAGGATAGACGAGCCCGTTGGAATTAGCGAGAACCTGTGAGCAGATGACAGTGTGGTGGCTGTAGGAAGGACGAGGTTAGGATCGGGCGCAGGGGCGTTGTAGCTTTATTCAGTACATCTTTGTTGgttctttctctcttctaTGCGAAAACTTAGTATTACAACAGGGCCAAGCTGGGTAGTGTTGAAGTTTGGTGATCCGACCGATGCGGCAAGTAGCAGCTGCTAGGTATATTCTGCTCCTTGAGCGTTGATTGTACGGTCATAGATTCGAACGAAAAACAATTGTGCATATCTGACAACCTGTATCTATGATCAAAACTACAATTCTGATATCACAGACGCATTAATTAAAACTACAGGTATGGTCAGCCTATGCCTCTGCTAGATGATGTAGACCACTCACCTTGGACAAGTCACGCCCAAAGATACCTCGCTTGACCCAATCCAACATCAAAAGCATCCTAGTCCTCATGGAAGTTTGCTCAGACCAGTAGATACTAACGCAATTGGATTAGCAAAAACTAGAGGCCGGCATAATTTCCACTTACGATCGCCAAGCGTACATGGCGAGTAAGCCACCCGCCAAGGACCAGCCTTCATAATCAAAGACGGCACTGCAAAAACGATTGTCAGTTGGTCTCCCTTTCGAAACGTTACTTTTACGTACGAGTTCCCAATGTAAGCCAAGCTACCGAGGTGCTGGTATTCGAAAGGATGGTAGTAAGATTCATCATCGAGGTCGACAATACCGTTCTTGCTAAGGGTCTCTTGCTGTTTGGCGAGCTTGCCAAACTTCGCACCCAAATACTTTCCCTGTTGACTCGCAACTTGGGCGGTCTACAACATATAATTAGCCACCAAAGCGACTATAAATAGGCCACGGGAAACACTCACCGCCGGGTAACTGGTGACCTTCTTCGACAGCTTCGCGAACAACTCGGCAACCTCGTCTAAACTGAGCTTTTCGTCATGGTCCCTGTCAAACTCCTCAAAGACAGCGCGCCTATAAATATTCAAATCAGTTTTCGTCACTGATCCACATTCAGTTAACTCACATCTTGGTAAGAGATCGGTGAGCGAGGGGATGCTTTTTCTTGATATACTTGACCATCTCTTGCCACTCCTCGTAATCACTAAGCCCGCATCAGCGAGATCTTGAGAGCATATGAAAAATAACACACATGTTACCGTCCTTGTTGATGTCAAATTTATCCCACAGGTTGTACAAGTCTTTCATAAGGTTAGTTTGAACAGTAGAGGCGTCACCGAGAGCATAAACAGAGCCTTGAGGGGCGCCCTGTACACGGAGGAAACCATCGATCTCAACGGCTTTAGAGTGGTACTGGTTGGGGAGAAGCTCAACAAGACGTTTAGTGAATGGCTGCATAGCTTTCACAACTTGTTAATGTCGCTACACTTCTATAGGTGTCAAAACGACTTACCAATACCAGTGCTCCAGAGAACGAAACCAGCCTCAAGCTCCTTGACCTCGGGCTTGGCGTCTTTATTGTTGGAGTCTTTCACGGAAAGGATAACTCGATCGTCCTTGACTTCTTGAACTCTAAAGATAGGATTTAGCGAACACTCAGTTAGGAACTACGTATAACACTTACCGAGCGTTGATGATGACCCTGACATCATTTCTGGCAAACCTCTTCTCCGCGTATTGAGATATTTTCTCAGAGTAGGTGTTAAGAATGTGGTCACGACTTTGGATAACCGTCACCTGAACTTCATTGGACAGGATCTTGGGATACTAGTGACGCCATAAAATTAACAGGCGATTGGATGCACGGAAACCCTTGGGAAACTTACGTATTTGAGAACATCCTCAGCCATCATATCAGCCAGCTCAGCAGCAAATTCGACACCGGTAGGGCCACCACCGCAGACGACGAATGACAACAActttttcctctcctcAGGTGTGGTTGTGGGCAAGGACGCCAGCTCCAGGTTGTCTGTGACAAAGTCAGTACATGATCAATGTCCAAAACGAATATAGAGACGTACCCATGACCTTTCGACGGATAGCCTGAGCATCTGGGACTGTTTTAAGTTGGTAGCAGTGTTCCAAACCCTTAACACCGTGGTTATTCGTTGTGGAGCCGACTGCGATGACCAACTTATCGTCTTGAGATAAGTCAGCATGATTCTTCATAGGTAACATGTTCATCTCACAAGGAACATAGCACCTCATTGTCCCCTGCCCATCTTCCTTGGGAACTTCAACTTCTACAAGCCTCTCGGTCATGTCGAGATCGACAGCGGCTCCCATCAAGTAATGACCTCTGACACGTGCGACAAGCTTCCTAAGAGGCTCCACTAATGAACGTGGCTCAACAGTACCAACGCAGGCAGAAGGTAAGAGAGGAGTGAAGGCGAAGTACGTCTGAGGAGAAATAAGTGTGACATTGTAGGCGTGTGCGGGGAGAGATTGGATGAGTGAGACAGCCTGCTCTAGCATTAGCTATATCTTCTCCATGAATGTAGGATAACTTACGCCCCAGCCTCCGCCAATGACGACCAGCCTTGGCTTCCCTTTCATAGCCCTCTTAgtctcatcttcctcatcatccaaaTTCACCTCGATAATCGGCAGattcttctttccaccGACCCGAGGTTTCAGACTCAGAGGGTTACAAGGCACACGATCGACATGTCTCTCTGAGTAGGTAGACGCATCATGAACCAGAATTGCGCCAGTAAGGAAAACGAGACCAAGGACGGAAGACAGAACGAGCCTGATGGTAACAGAGACATAGGGATGTTTGTCAGCAAACCCCTCTGAAGGAATGGAGGGAATACGGAAGGTGGTGCGAGTTCGAACGGGATTGAGCTGATAATGAGGCTTCAAAGATGGTCTGTGATGACCAGCGAAGAAATTTTGGGAGAGAGTAGAGCTAGTCGGTGTCACTATCTTGCCGCCGGCATTGTTTGACAGGGATCGAAAAGTTGAGGCCGGCAAAGATCGTGTCGGCCGAATGGCTGCGAGTCGATGTGGAACTGAGCCGGGGACTGGTCTGAGACGGAACATGAAGTTATGGATGGCCGTTCGCCTGGATACTAtttggaggaggagaaCGGGGCTActggaagaggaaaggTTCGAGATGCCAattgatgaagaggagcaaGCGACTCGCCAGAAGATGGGCAATAATCAAGAGGGACAACGCAAACTAAGGCCATCGCCGACGTCATTGGGGCTGAGTCACGTGACACTCGACCCGTTTTTAAAATCGAAAGACGACGAACTCCGCTCCCATTATCTAGCACGCAGAATCGCTCGCTTGTTGCATCATCGTCGAATT comes from Cryptococcus gattii WM276 chromosome G, complete sequence and encodes:
- a CDS encoding Hypothetical protein (Similar to TIGR gene model, INSD accession AAW44069.1; CNF03130), with protein sequence MERKQRAVLMAVELHIFKVDPTMTKTGRRKKAKRSCFTEEVNLVNAAIDVCLQDSSVSSMLSREELCKRAKDYLEDIAKMKKRPKAERDANRLLKMIRARVNPLNAWIKTNFESTSLAYCRERELIWTAFDQGILKSLLVDHMEASVHGLSTSRNPLNWQNDEELTANSNQYDELQVLCDLYEQERIDEPVGISENL
- a CDS encoding 64 kDa mitochondrial NADH dehydrogenase, putative (Similar to TIGR gene model, INSD accession AAW44492.1), whose product is MFRLRPVPGSVPHRLAAIRPTRSLPASTFRSLSNNAGGKIVTPTSSTLSQNFFAGHHRPSLKPHYQLNPVRTRTTFRIPSIPSEGFADKHPYVSVTIRLVLSSVLGLVFLTGAILVHDASTYSERHVDRVPCNPLSLKPRVGGKKNLPIIEVNLDDEEDETKRAMKGKPRLVVIGGGWGAVSLIQSLPAHAYNVTLISPQTYFAFTPLLPSACVGTVEPRSLVEPLRKLVARVRGHYLMGAAVDLDMTERLVEVEVPKEDGQGTMRCYVPYDKLVIAVGSTTNNHGVKGLEHCYQLKTVPDAQAIRRKVMDNLELASLPTTTPEERKKLLSFVVCGGGPTGVEFAAELADMMAEDVLKYYPKILSNEVQVTVIQSRDHILNTYSEKISQYAEKRFARNDVRVIINARVQEVKDDRVILSVKDSNNKDAKPEVKELEAGFVLWSTGIAMQPFTKRLVELLPNQYHSKAVEIDGFLRVQGAPQGSVYALGDASTVQTNLMKDLYNLWDKFDINKDGNIDYEEWQEMVKYIKKKHPLAHRSLTKMRAVFEEFDRDHDEKLSLDEVAELFAKLSKKVTSYPATAQVASQQGKYLGAKFGKLAKQQETLSKNGIVDLDDESYYHPFEYQHLGSLAYIGNSAVFDYEGWSLAGGLLAMYAWRSIYWSEQTSMRTRMLLMLDWVKRGIFGRDLSKF